GGCCGTCCCCGTGAGGGCGGACGTAGGCTGAGGGGCATGTCCGATCACGCCTTCGCCACCCGAGCCATCCACGCAGGACAAGCGCCAGACCCCGTCACGGGCGCGATCATCCCGCCGATCTATCAGTCCTCGACGCACGTGCAGGACAGCGTCGGCGGTCTGCGCGGCGGATACGAGTACAACCGTGCGGGCAACCCGACGCGTTCCTCGCTCGAGACGCAGCTCGCGGCCCTGGAAGGGGGTGCGAGCGCGCTGTCGTTCGCATCCGGACTCGCCGCGGAGGATGCACTGCTGCGCGGGATCCTGAAGCCGGGCGACCACATCCTCCTGGGCAACGACGTGTACGGCGGCACGTACCGGCTGCTCACCCGCGTGCTCGCTCCCTGGGGCATCGAGACCACAACGGTCGAGCTCTCCGACGTCGATGCCCTCCGTGCGGCGATCCGTCCCGAGACGAAGGTCGTGTGGCTGGAGACGCCGAGCAATCCGCTCCTGAAGATCGTCGACATCGCCCTGATCGCCGAGATCGCGCACACGGCCGGTCTGATCGTCGTCGTGGACAACACCTTCGCCTCGCCGGCGCTGCAGCAGCCGCTCGCGCTCGGCGCCGATGTGGTCGTGCACTCCACGACCAAGTACCTGGGCGGGCACTCGGATGTGCTCGGCGGCACGGTCGTGTTCGCCGACGACCGCTTCTTCGACCAGGTCAAGTTCCAGCAGTTCGCGGTCGGCGCCGTCTCTGCGCCGTTGGATGCCTGGCTGACCACTCGCGGCATCAAGACCCTGGCGCTGCGGATGCGGCAGCACTCCGAGAACGCCCAGGCCATCGCCGAGTGGGCGCAGGAGCGTCCGGAGTTCGCGCAGGTGTACTTCCCCGGGTTGCCCTCGCACCCCGGCCACGAGATCGCCGCGAAGCAGATGAGCGGATTCGGCGGGATGCTGTCGTTCGGGCTCGCCGCGGGAGCCGGCACGGCGCGGGCGTTCGTCGAGAGCACCTCGCTGTTCCAGCTCGCCGAGTCGCTGGGCGGCGTCGAGTCGCTCATCGGGTACCCGCCGGACATGACGCATGCCTCGGTGCGCGGCACCGAGCTCGCGGTCCCGGAGAACATCGTGCGGCTCTCGGTCGGCATCGAAGACGTGAGCGATCTGATCGCCGACCTCGAGCAGGCGCTGGAGCGCGTCTCGCGCTGACCGCGCGAGACGCGGTTTCCGAGACGCATCCCGCGCAGGTGCCAGGGTGCGTCTCGGATCTGTGGCGGTCGGAGGAGGGCAGAGCGGCGGTAACATAGGGGCTTCCCCAGGTCGAATCGATTCGACCCATGTATTCCCCCGAACTCTGGAAGGACGTCGTGTCCGACGCTCCCCGCACTGATTCCCTCCCCGTCGTGAAGGCGGACGATTCCGCTGCCGACGCGCAACAGGCCCCGCATCCGGAGCGCACCGCGACGGGGAGCATCCGCATCCCGAGCGCGACCGGCGCGATCCGCACACTCGGCGCGAACCCCGCGACCGCGCCGGTCATGCTGCACCCCGGAGATGCCATCTCCCTCGGACGC
The DNA window shown above is from Microbacterium maritypicum and carries:
- a CDS encoding cystathionine gamma-synthase yields the protein MSDHAFATRAIHAGQAPDPVTGAIIPPIYQSSTHVQDSVGGLRGGYEYNRAGNPTRSSLETQLAALEGGASALSFASGLAAEDALLRGILKPGDHILLGNDVYGGTYRLLTRVLAPWGIETTTVELSDVDALRAAIRPETKVVWLETPSNPLLKIVDIALIAEIAHTAGLIVVVDNTFASPALQQPLALGADVVVHSTTKYLGGHSDVLGGTVVFADDRFFDQVKFQQFAVGAVSAPLDAWLTTRGIKTLALRMRQHSENAQAIAEWAQERPEFAQVYFPGLPSHPGHEIAAKQMSGFGGMLSFGLAAGAGTARAFVESTSLFQLAESLGGVESLIGYPPDMTHASVRGTELAVPENIVRLSVGIEDVSDLIADLEQALERVSR